Proteins from one Xiphophorus hellerii strain 12219 chromosome 8, Xiphophorus_hellerii-4.1, whole genome shotgun sequence genomic window:
- the aplnrb gene encoding apelin receptor B yields the protein MESATAPYDYYDYEETENSTMCDYSEWAPSYSVIPVLYMLIFILGLSGNGIVIFTVWRAQGKHRAADVYIGNLALADLTFVVTLPLWAVYTAMGYHWPFGVALCKISSYVVLLNMYASVFCLTCMSFDRYLAIVHSLTSSQLLTRRHIRASLAVIWVLSGLLAAPTLLFRTTKYDQQTNRTSCAMDFSLVVTIKEQENLWIAGLSISSSALGFLLPFLAMMVCYCFIGCTVTRHFNTLRKEDQRKRRLLKIITTLVVVFAVCWLPFHLVKTADALSYVDLVPATCDFLRFLLLAHPYATCLAYVNSCLNPFLYAFFDLRFRSQCLCLLNLKKFLHASPNSSMSSQKTEAQSLATKV from the coding sequence atggaatCCGCTACGGCTCCTTATGACTACTACGACTACGAGGAGACAGAGAACTCCACTATGTGCGACTATTCAGAGTGGGCGCCGTCGTACTCTGTCATCCCGGTGCTCTACATGCTCATCTTCATCCTTGGCCTCTCAGGGAATGGGATCGTCATCTTTACCGTGTGGAGGGCTCAAGGCAAGCATCGAGCTGCTGACGTCTACATTGGCAACCTGGCACTAGCAGACCTCACCTTCGTGGTCACTCTGCCCCTCTGGGCCGTTTATACCGCCATGGGCTACCACTGGCCCTTTGGAGTGGCTCTGTGCAAGATAAGCAGCTACGTGGTGCTTCTCAACATGTACGCCAGTGTCTTCTGCCTCACCTGCATGAGCTTTGACCGGTATCTGGCCATCGTCCACTCCCTGACCAGTTCCCAGCTGCTCACCCGTCGACACATTCGAGCCTCGCTCGCAGTCATCTGGGTGCTGTCTGGTCTGCTGGCTGCCCCCACTCTTCTGTTTCGCACCACCAAGTACGATCAGCAAACCAACCGAACATCTTGTGCCATGGACTTCAGTCTGGTCGTGACCATTAAGGAGCAGGAGAACCTGTGGATCGCTGGTCTCAGCATCTCCTCCTCAGCTCTTGGCTTTCTCCTTCCCTTCCTGGCGATGATGGTGTGCTATTGCTTCATCGGCTGCACCGTCACCCGCCACTTCAACACCCTGCGTAAGGAGGATCAGCGTAAAAGGAGACTGCTGAAGATCATCACCACCCTGGTGGTGGTGTTTGCTGTCTGTTGGCTGCCCTTCCACCTTGTGAAAACCGCTGATGCCTTGTCATACGTAGACTTGGTCCCTGCCACCTGCGACTTCCTGCGCTTCCTGCTGCTGGCTCACCCCTACGCTACCTGCCTGGCCTACGTCAACAGCTGCCTCAACCCCTTCCTTTATGCCTTCTTTGACCTGCGCTTCAGATCTCAGTGCCTGTGCCTCCTTAATCTGAAGAAATTCCTGCATGCCAGTCCAAACAGCTCCATGTCCTCACAGAAGACAGAGGCTCAGTCACTGGCCACAAAGGTGTGA